The following are from one region of the Platichthys flesus chromosome 2, fPlaFle2.1, whole genome shotgun sequence genome:
- the slmapa gene encoding sarcolemma associated protein a isoform X9, whose protein sequence is MYSQELFQLSQYLQEALHREQMLEQKLATLQRLLSSTQEASESSWQALIDEDRLLSRLEVMGSQLQAYSKSQTEEGIRKELLALQEDKHNYETTAKESLRRVLQEKIEVVRKLSEVERSLSNTEDECTHLKEMSERSQEELRELANKYNAAVNEMKELTDKIKAAEGRQEELTQRGATEKRELELRIEEMEEKEQVLQARIEALQADNDFSNERLAALQVRLEQLQEKSIKENNSLDVDIDSIGPVEEPVEDKQSQETPESHEEDEDEDDTDTDDGAVGEDEDIDDNCHVNNSGGDSTRIQQLIECPPVKQLKETVSSSIHKLANFDEVLDAHLQNNQTGEDDILASPDRLKGNQMDAKESDMSDTLSPSKDRSSDDTSDGNMDDQELNEPQNTVALLKAELHRVGLEPGDTEQVIHHLHRELLEAQELANTGKQKCQELQALLEEDRRSNSQMTEESTKQIQYLQTQLGKLQSDMEALREQRESTICSTREELYSAQEEIIVLRHAMETATAEREREIAALQADLGGVRVELDHWKNTASKYEEEISRLQEAFTQQQKQQNTANQLQVECGTLQQRCVCLQQDCDGLKDERKSLTDKLHHLEAELSSTREQSLVLSSSLESLEKREEVLQDKLGSLENQHLQDAGRLKSQLDQAQARTHTLQTEYEDTQSQLLDLRQRYERTEQEKLNIHQELEQCKSSLKLLQDKASSSGWSPWMPVIAVMVAVTAAVLYPNLSKSSST, encoded by the exons ATGTATTCTCAGGAACTGTTCCAGCTCTCCCAGTATCTGCAg gAGGCCTTACACAGAGAGCAGATGTTGGAGCAGAAGCTCGCCACTTTGCAGCGTCTGCTCTCCTCAACTCAGGAGGCCTCAGAGAGCAGCTGGCAG GCACTGATTGATGAGGACCGTCTGCTCTCCAGACTGGAAGTGATGGGCAGTCAGCTACAGGCTTACTCTAAG TCCCAGACGGAGGAAGGAATCCGGAAGGAGCTCTTGGCTCTTCAGGAGGACAAACACAACTACGAGACGACAGCGAAGGAGTCTCTGAGGAGagtcctgcaggagaagatcgaGGTTGTCAGGAAGCTGTCAGAGGTTGAG CGTTCACTCAGTAACACGGAGGATGAGTGCACCCACCTGAAGGAAATGTCTGAGAGGagccaggaggagctgagggagctCGCTAACAAGTACAACGCCGCCGTCAATGAGATGAAAGAGCTCACAGACAAAATCAAG gCGGCTGAGGGACGGCAGGAGGAGCTGACCCAGCGGGGGGCCACGGAGAAGAGGGAGTTGGAACTGCGGattgaggagatggaggagaaggagcaggttCTCCAGGCTCGCATCGAGGCTCTGCAGGCCGATAACGACTTCAGCAATGAGAGGCTCGCTGCTCTGCAgg tgcGGTTAGAACAGCTACAAGAGAAAAGCATAAAAGAGAACAACAGCCTGG ATGTGGACATTGACTCCATTGGACCCGTAGAGGAGCCTGTGGAGGACAAACAGAGCCAGGAGACACCTGAGAGCcacgaggaagacgaggatgaggaCGATACAGACACTGATGATGGTGCTGTCGGTGAAGATGAAGATATTGATG ACAACTGTCACGTTAACAACAGCGGAGGAGACTCGACTAGAATCCAACAGTTGATTGAGTGTCCGC CGGTGAAACAGCTGAAGGAGACGGTTAGTTCTTCAATCCACAAACTGGCCAACTTTGATG aagtGTTGGACGCACACCTACAGAACAACCAGACAGGAGAGGACGACATCCTGGCCAGCCCCGATCGACTCAAAG ggaATCAGATGGATGCCAAAGAGTCAGACATGTCAGACACTCTGAGTCCGAGCAAAGATCGCAGTAGTGACGACACGTCAG ACGGCAACATGGACGACCAGGAGCTGAATGAACCACAGAACACTGTAGCTCTGCTCAAAG ctgagTTGCATCGGGTTGGTCTGGAGCCCGGAGACACGGAGCAGGTCATCCACCATCTCCACAGAGAGCTTCTGGAGGCCCAGGAACTAGCCAACACCGGCAAGCAGAAATGTCAGGAGCTACAAG ctctgttggaggaggacaggaggagtaACTCTCAGATGACTGAAGAGTCAACCAAACAGATCCAGTACCTGCAGA ctcagCTCGGGAAGCTGCAGTCCGACATGGAGGCTttgagggagcagagggagagcacCATCTGCAGCACCAGAGAAGAGCTCTACTCCGCCCAGGAGGAG ATCATCGTTCTGCGGCACGCCATGGAGACAGCCACGGCGGAGCGGGAGCGTGAGATCGCCGCCCTGCAGGCCGACCTGGGTGGTGTGCGCGTTGAGCTGGACCACTGGAAGAACACTGCCTCCAAGTACGAGGAGGAGATCAGTCGACTTCAGGAGGCCTTCACACAGCAGCAAAAACAGCAGAACACTGCCAACCAGCTGCAGg tGGAGTGTGGTACGTTGCAGcagcgctgtgtgtgtttgcagcaggaCTGTGACGGCCTGAAAGATGAGAGGAAATCTCTGACAGACAAACTGCACCACCTGGAGGCTGAGCtgagcag cacCAGGGAACAGAGTCTGGTCCTCAGCAGCAGTCTAGAGTCtctggagaagagggaggaggttcTGCAGGACAAACTGGGTTCTCTGGAGAACCAGCACCTGCAGGACGCAGGCAGGCTGAAGAGCCAGCTGGACCAGGCCCAggcccgcacacacacactgcagacagaG tatgaAGACACACAGTCTCAGCTGTTGGACCTCCGTCAGCGATATGAGCGAAcagagcaggagaagctgaacatccaccaggagctggagcagtGCAAGAGCAGCCTGAAGCTACTGCAGGACAAAGCCAGCTcc AGCGGCTGGAGTCCCTGGATGCCGGTCATCGCAGTGATGGTCGCCGTGACGGCAGCCGTCCTCTACCCAAACCTCTCCAAGAGCAGCTCCACTTag
- the slmapa gene encoding sarcolemma associated protein a isoform X5, which yields MPSALAVFTCRPNSHPFQERHVYLEEPVKIGRSVARCRPAQNNATFDCKVLSRNHALVWFDHKTGKFYLQDTKSSNGTFINSQRLSRGSEESPACEVLSGDIIQFGVDVTENTRKVTHGCIVSTIKLFLPDGMEARRRSDVIQAPLPLPVDQIAANTPSMYSQELFQLSQYLQEALHREQMLEQKLATLQRLLSSTQEASESSWQALIDEDRLLSRLEVMGSQLQAYSKSQTEEGIRKELLALQEDKHNYETTAKESLRRVLQEKIEVVRKLSEVERSLSNTEDECTHLKEMSERSQEELRELANKYNAAVNEMKELTDKIKAAEGRQEELTQRGATEKRELELRIEEMEEKEQVLQARIEALQADNDFSNERLAALQVRLEQLQEKSIKENNSLDNCHVNNSGGDSTRIQQLIECPPVKQLKETVSSSIHKLANFDEVLDAHLQNNQTGEDDILASPDRLKGNQMDAKESDMSDTLSPSKDRSSDDTSDGNMDDQELNEPQNTVALLKAELHRVGLEPGDTEQVIHHLHRELLEAQELANTGKQKCQELQALLEEDRRSNSQMTEESTKQIQYLQTQLGKLQSDMEALREQRESTICSTREELYSAQEEIIVLRHAMETATAEREREIAALQADLGGVRVELDHWKNTASKYEEEISRLQEAFTQQQKQQNTANQLQVECGTLQQRCVCLQQDCDGLKDERKSLTDKLHHLEAELSSTREQSLVLSSSLESLEKREEVLQDKLGSLENQHLQDAGRLKSQLDQAQARTHTLQTEYEDTQSQLLDLRQRYERTEQEKLNIHQELEQCKSSLKLLQDKASSSGWSPWMPVIAVMVAVTAAVLYPNLSKSSST from the exons TTCTACCTGCAGGACACGAAAAGCAGCAACGGGACATTCATCAACAGCCAGAGGTTGAGTCGTGGCTCAGAGGAGAGTCCAGCCTGCGAGGTCCTCTCTGGAGACATCATTCAGTTTGGTGTCGACGTCACTGAGAACACGCGCAAAG TCACCCATGGCTGCATCGTGTCAACAATCAAGCTCTTCTTACCCGACGGGATGGAGGCACGCCGCCGAAGCGA tgTCATCCAGGCTCCGCTACCACTTCCTGTAGACCAG ATTGCAGCCAACACTCCCAGTATGTATTCTCAGGAACTGTTCCAGCTCTCCCAGTATCTGCAg gAGGCCTTACACAGAGAGCAGATGTTGGAGCAGAAGCTCGCCACTTTGCAGCGTCTGCTCTCCTCAACTCAGGAGGCCTCAGAGAGCAGCTGGCAG GCACTGATTGATGAGGACCGTCTGCTCTCCAGACTGGAAGTGATGGGCAGTCAGCTACAGGCTTACTCTAAG TCCCAGACGGAGGAAGGAATCCGGAAGGAGCTCTTGGCTCTTCAGGAGGACAAACACAACTACGAGACGACAGCGAAGGAGTCTCTGAGGAGagtcctgcaggagaagatcgaGGTTGTCAGGAAGCTGTCAGAGGTTGAG CGTTCACTCAGTAACACGGAGGATGAGTGCACCCACCTGAAGGAAATGTCTGAGAGGagccaggaggagctgagggagctCGCTAACAAGTACAACGCCGCCGTCAATGAGATGAAAGAGCTCACAGACAAAATCAAG gCGGCTGAGGGACGGCAGGAGGAGCTGACCCAGCGGGGGGCCACGGAGAAGAGGGAGTTGGAACTGCGGattgaggagatggaggagaaggagcaggttCTCCAGGCTCGCATCGAGGCTCTGCAGGCCGATAACGACTTCAGCAATGAGAGGCTCGCTGCTCTGCAgg tgcGGTTAGAACAGCTACAAGAGAAAAGCATAAAAGAGAACAACAGCCTGG ACAACTGTCACGTTAACAACAGCGGAGGAGACTCGACTAGAATCCAACAGTTGATTGAGTGTCCGC CGGTGAAACAGCTGAAGGAGACGGTTAGTTCTTCAATCCACAAACTGGCCAACTTTGATG aagtGTTGGACGCACACCTACAGAACAACCAGACAGGAGAGGACGACATCCTGGCCAGCCCCGATCGACTCAAAG ggaATCAGATGGATGCCAAAGAGTCAGACATGTCAGACACTCTGAGTCCGAGCAAAGATCGCAGTAGTGACGACACGTCAG ACGGCAACATGGACGACCAGGAGCTGAATGAACCACAGAACACTGTAGCTCTGCTCAAAG ctgagTTGCATCGGGTTGGTCTGGAGCCCGGAGACACGGAGCAGGTCATCCACCATCTCCACAGAGAGCTTCTGGAGGCCCAGGAACTAGCCAACACCGGCAAGCAGAAATGTCAGGAGCTACAAG ctctgttggaggaggacaggaggagtaACTCTCAGATGACTGAAGAGTCAACCAAACAGATCCAGTACCTGCAGA ctcagCTCGGGAAGCTGCAGTCCGACATGGAGGCTttgagggagcagagggagagcacCATCTGCAGCACCAGAGAAGAGCTCTACTCCGCCCAGGAGGAG ATCATCGTTCTGCGGCACGCCATGGAGACAGCCACGGCGGAGCGGGAGCGTGAGATCGCCGCCCTGCAGGCCGACCTGGGTGGTGTGCGCGTTGAGCTGGACCACTGGAAGAACACTGCCTCCAAGTACGAGGAGGAGATCAGTCGACTTCAGGAGGCCTTCACACAGCAGCAAAAACAGCAGAACACTGCCAACCAGCTGCAGg tGGAGTGTGGTACGTTGCAGcagcgctgtgtgtgtttgcagcaggaCTGTGACGGCCTGAAAGATGAGAGGAAATCTCTGACAGACAAACTGCACCACCTGGAGGCTGAGCtgagcag cacCAGGGAACAGAGTCTGGTCCTCAGCAGCAGTCTAGAGTCtctggagaagagggaggaggttcTGCAGGACAAACTGGGTTCTCTGGAGAACCAGCACCTGCAGGACGCAGGCAGGCTGAAGAGCCAGCTGGACCAGGCCCAggcccgcacacacacactgcagacagaG tatgaAGACACACAGTCTCAGCTGTTGGACCTCCGTCAGCGATATGAGCGAAcagagcaggagaagctgaacatccaccaggagctggagcagtGCAAGAGCAGCCTGAAGCTACTGCAGGACAAAGCCAGCTcc AGCGGCTGGAGTCCCTGGATGCCGGTCATCGCAGTGATGGTCGCCGTGACGGCAGCCGTCCTCTACCCAAACCTCTCCAAGAGCAGCTCCACTTag